In a genomic window of Candidatus Competibacteraceae bacterium:
- a CDS encoding PilT/PilU family type 4a pilus ATPase yields MNLKDFLSTLARRDGSDIYLSTGAPPCGKFQGVLKMLDKEPLPPGRVKQIAYSVMDAAQIADFEKTLEMNLAISEPNVGRFRVNIFKQRGEISMVIRNIKTDIPSIEALGLPSVLTQVIMEKRGLILFVGGTGSGKSTSLAALIDHRNGNSGGHIITVEDPIEFVHRHKRSVINQREVGVDTLSYADALKNTLRQAPDVILIGEIRDRETMEHALAFAETGHLAISTLHANSANQALDRIVNFFPEERRPQLLADLSGNLRAFVSQRLIPTVDGKRVAAIEVLLNSPMVEALIKRGEVGGLKEIMEKSSGLGMQTFDQALFALHQAGKISFDEAIKNADSANNLRLRINLSGGAKAVERPGSSGLALEAIEEPEEEEKPASATNLRPQSRPSGA; encoded by the coding sequence ATCAACTTGAAGGATTTTTTATCGACTCTGGCCCGCCGGGACGGGTCGGACATTTACCTCAGCACCGGCGCGCCGCCCTGCGGTAAATTCCAAGGGGTGTTGAAAATGCTGGACAAGGAACCGTTGCCGCCGGGCCGGGTGAAACAGATCGCCTATTCGGTGATGGATGCGGCGCAAATCGCCGATTTCGAAAAGACCCTGGAGATGAATCTGGCGATCAGCGAGCCCAACGTCGGCCGGTTTCGGGTCAACATCTTCAAGCAACGCGGCGAAATCTCCATGGTGATCCGCAACATCAAGACCGACATTCCCAGCATCGAAGCGCTGGGGCTGCCGTCGGTGCTGACCCAAGTCATCATGGAAAAGCGCGGTTTGATCCTGTTCGTGGGCGGCACCGGTTCGGGTAAATCCACCTCGCTGGCCGCTTTGATCGATCACCGCAACGGCAATAGCGGCGGCCATATCATCACCGTTGAAGACCCGATCGAATTCGTGCACCGGCACAAGCGTTCCGTGATCAACCAGCGCGAAGTGGGCGTCGATACCCTAAGCTATGCGGACGCGCTCAAGAACACGCTGCGGCAAGCGCCGGACGTCATTCTGATCGGCGAAATTCGCGACCGAGAGACCATGGAGCACGCGCTGGCCTTCGCGGAAACCGGCCATCTGGCGATTTCCACCCTGCACGCCAACAGCGCCAATCAAGCGTTGGACCGCATCGTCAACTTCTTTCCCGAAGAGCGCCGGCCGCAGTTGCTGGCCGATCTGTCGGGCAACCTGCGCGCGTTCGTGTCGCAACGGCTGATTCCGACCGTGGACGGCAAGCGGGTGGCGGCCATCGAGGTGTTATTGAACTCGCCGATGGTCGAAGCGCTGATCAAGCGCGGCGAAGTGGGCGGCCTGAAGGAAATCATGGAAAAGTCGAGCGGGCTTGGGATGCAGACCTTCGATCAAGCGCTGTTCGCGCTCCACCAAGCCGGCAAGATCAGTTTCGATGAAGCGATCAAGAACGCCGATTCCGCCAATAATCTACGGCTGCGGATCAACCTGTCCGGCGGCGCGAAGGCCGTCGAGCGGCCGGGCAGTTCGGGCTTGGCGCTGGAAGCCATCGAAGAACCGGAAGAGGAAGAAAAACCGGCGTCCGCGACCAACCTACGGCCGCAGTCGCGTCCGAGTGGAGCTTGA
- a CDS encoding gamma-glutamyltransferase: protein MLRAGGNAFDATIAAGFAAAVAEPALTSLGGGGFLLARPAHSQPVVFDFFVDTPGQGLQAGELEPHFMPVTVRFPSSEQLFNVGMGSVAVPGALKGYLHAHRRLGRLPLRDVLAPAIHLAREGLTVNAKQAYFLELLVPIMTLSAAGRALFQPAGRYLREGDLFRNPELAAFLETVPRDGEREFYQGEWAARTARAMREGAGLLTAADLAAYRVIEREPLAVDYRGYRVLTNPPPSFGGALIGLSLRLLESCEPASLGFGSPGHLALLAAAMREVDRRRAEGYLSPVDLSESELLESQGRTRAACGGTTHISVCDADGNAASMTTSNGEGSGCFVAGTGIMLNNMMGEDDLHPEGFHASPPGMRVASMMAPSLLLAGDRVRLVLGSGGSKRIRSALVQVISNVVDFGFEPRAAVEAPRVHWDGERLQVEPGFTGEALTALEGRWPLNRWTVRDLYFGGVHAIAPEGDGAGDPRRGGCAAAVD from the coding sequence ATGCTGCGCGCGGGCGGCAACGCCTTTGATGCGACGATAGCCGCCGGATTTGCCGCCGCCGTGGCGGAACCGGCGCTGACCAGCTTGGGCGGCGGCGGTTTTCTGTTGGCGCGGCCCGCGCACAGCCAGCCCGTGGTCTTCGACTTTTTCGTGGATACGCCGGGGCAGGGCTTGCAGGCCGGCGAATTGGAACCACACTTCATGCCGGTCACGGTCCGCTTTCCCAGCAGCGAACAACTCTTCAACGTCGGCATGGGATCGGTGGCGGTGCCGGGCGCGCTCAAGGGCTATCTGCACGCGCATCGCCGGCTGGGCCGGCTGCCGCTGCGGGATGTGTTGGCGCCGGCCATTCATTTGGCTCGCGAAGGGCTTACCGTCAATGCCAAGCAGGCCTATTTCCTGGAACTGTTGGTGCCGATCATGACCCTGAGCGCCGCCGGCCGCGCCTTGTTTCAGCCGGCGGGGCGGTATCTGCGCGAGGGCGACCTGTTCCGCAACCCGGAGCTGGCGGCTTTTCTGGAAACCGTGCCGCGCGACGGCGAGCGGGAGTTTTACCAAGGCGAATGGGCCGCACGCACGGCCCGCGCCATGCGGGAGGGCGCGGGTTTGTTGACCGCTGCCGATCTGGCGGCCTATCGGGTCATCGAACGTGAGCCGCTGGCGGTGGATTATCGCGGCTATCGCGTGCTGACCAACCCGCCACCGTCGTTCGGTGGGGCGTTGATCGGCCTGTCGCTGCGTTTGTTGGAGTCGTGCGAGCCAGCCTCACTGGGTTTTGGTTCGCCGGGCCATCTGGCCTTGCTGGCGGCGGCGATGCGGGAGGTGGATCGCCGCCGCGCCGAGGGTTATCTCAGCCCGGTCGATCTCAGCGAGTCCGAGCTGCTCGAAAGCCAGGGCCGAACCCGCGCGGCCTGCGGGGGCACCACGCACATCAGCGTCTGTGACGCCGACGGCAACGCGGCCAGCATGACCACCTCCAACGGCGAAGGCTCCGGCTGCTTCGTCGCGGGGACCGGCATCATGCTCAACAACATGATGGGTGAGGACGACCTGCACCCCGAGGGTTTTCACGCCAGTCCGCCCGGAATGCGGGTGGCCTCGATGATGGCGCCCTCGCTGCTGCTGGCCGGGGACCGGGTGCGGCTGGTGTTGGGCAGCGGCGGCAGCAAGCGCATCCGCTCCGCCCTGGTGCAGGTGATCAGTAACGTGGTCGATTTCGGTTTCGAACCGCGCGCCGCGGTGGAAGCGCCGCGGGTGCATTGGGACGGCGAACGGCTCCAGGTGGAGCCCGGTTTTACCGGTGAAGCATTGACCGCCTTGGAGGGCCGTTGGCCGCTCAACCGCTGGACGGTGCGCGATCTTTACTTCGGCGGGGTCCACGCTATCGCGCCGGAGGGCGACGGCGCGGGCGATCCTCGGCGCGGCGGCTGCGCGGCGGCGGTCGATTGA
- a CDS encoding DEAD/DEAH box helicase yields the protein MQKDHLTAVLFSSLGLTDSLLESLEDAGFSHCTPIQAATLPLALKGRDIAGQAQTGTGKTAAFLLATLHHLMETPAPEDAFGPWAIMLAPTRELAVQIHRDAELIGRYTGLKFAAVYGGTGYDSQRRQLERGVDVLIGTPGRLIDYFKQGVYKLSDIEVVVLDEADRMFDLGFIADIRYLLRKMPPAGQRINMLFSATLSNRVMELAYEHMNNPQVIRIEADHVTADKVRQSLYHVSAHDKISLLLGVLRQQDPKRTMVFVNTKRAADRVTGYLLGNGYEAEVLSGDIPQNKRLRLLESFQRGELPILVATDVAARGLHIPDVTHVINFDLPQDQEDYVHRIGRTARIGASGDAISFACEEYVYSLPEIEDFIGQKIEVLPITEDLLIEYKPPKRLERRPPASGGEHRPRGRAPHRRPANRH from the coding sequence ATGCAAAAAGACCATTTGACTGCTGTCCTGTTTTCCTCGCTCGGTTTGACCGATTCGCTGTTGGAAAGCCTGGAAGACGCCGGTTTCAGCCATTGTACGCCGATTCAGGCCGCCACGCTGCCGCTGGCGCTCAAAGGCCGGGATATCGCCGGCCAGGCCCAAACCGGCACCGGTAAGACCGCCGCGTTTCTGCTGGCCACCCTCCATCACCTGATGGAGACGCCGGCCCCCGAGGATGCGTTCGGCCCGTGGGCGATCATGCTCGCGCCGACTCGCGAGCTGGCGGTGCAAATCCATCGCGACGCCGAACTGATCGGGCGCTATACCGGCCTCAAATTTGCCGCGGTGTACGGCGGAACGGGTTACGACAGCCAGCGCCGCCAGCTGGAAAGAGGGGTGGACGTGCTGATCGGCACCCCCGGCCGGCTGATCGATTATTTCAAACAGGGCGTGTACAAGCTGTCCGATATCGAAGTGGTGGTGCTGGATGAAGCCGACCGGATGTTCGATCTCGGTTTCATCGCCGACATCCGCTATTTGCTGCGCAAGATGCCGCCGGCCGGCCAGCGCATCAACATGCTGTTTTCAGCGACCTTGAGCAACCGGGTCATGGAATTGGCCTACGAGCACATGAACAACCCGCAGGTCATTCGGATCGAGGCCGACCATGTAACCGCCGACAAGGTGCGCCAGTCGCTCTATCACGTCTCGGCCCATGACAAAATTTCCCTGCTGCTGGGCGTGCTGCGCCAGCAGGACCCCAAGCGCACCATGGTTTTCGTCAACACCAAGCGGGCGGCGGATCGCGTCACCGGCTATCTGCTGGGCAACGGCTACGAGGCCGAAGTCCTATCGGGCGATATCCCGCAGAACAAGCGGCTGCGACTGTTGGAGTCGTTCCAGCGCGGCGAATTGCCGATTCTGGTGGCGACCGACGTGGCGGCGCGCGGCCTGCACATTCCCGACGTGACCCACGTCATCAACTTCGATTTGCCGCAGGATCAAGAGGATTACGTGCACCGGATCGGGCGGACCGCCCGCATCGGTGCCAGCGGCGACGCCATCAGTTTCGCCTGCGAGGAGTACGTTTATTCGCTGCCGGAGATCGAGGATTTCATCGGTCAGAAGATTGAGGTGCTGCCAATCACCGAAGACTTGTTGATTGAGTACAAGCCGCCCAAGCGCCTGGAACGCCGCCCCCCCGCGTCGGGAGGCGAGCATCGCCCGCGCGGCCGCGCGCCCCACCGCCGGCCGGCCAACCGCCACTGA
- the trxA gene encoding thioredoxin TrxA, whose amino-acid sequence MSERIVHITDDSFEAEVLKADKPVLVDYWAEWCGPCRMIAPILDEIAGQYEDRVKICKLNVDENQNTPPKYGIRGIPTLMLFRNGNVEATKVGALSKSQLVAFLDSSLR is encoded by the coding sequence ATGAGCGAGCGAATCGTACATATCACCGATGACTCTTTCGAAGCCGAAGTTCTCAAGGCCGACAAGCCGGTCCTGGTGGATTACTGGGCTGAATGGTGCGGCCCCTGCCGGATGATCGCGCCCATCCTGGACGAAATCGCCGGACAATACGAGGATCGCGTCAAAATCTGCAAGCTGAACGTGGACGAGAACCAGAATACGCCCCCCAAATACGGCATTCGAGGCATTCCGACCTTGATGCTGTTCCGCAACGGCAACGTCGAAGCCACCAAGGTCGGGGCCTTGTCCAAGTCGCAGTTAGTCGCCTTTCTCGACAGCAGCTTGCGTTGA
- the rho gene encoding transcription termination factor Rho has product MNLTELKKKSAADLIAIAQELKLEGMARSRKQDVIFAILKALAKSGEDISGDGVLEILQDGFGFLRSADSSYLAGPDDIYVSPSQIRRFNLRTGDTVSGKIRPPKEGERYFALLKVGDINFEPPEASKNKVLFENLTPLHADERLTLERGNGSTEDITARVIDLIAPIGKGQRGLIVSPPKAGKTMMLQNIAQSIATNHPECYLIVLLIDERPEEVTEMQRSVRGEVIASTFDEPATRHVQVAEMVNDKAKRLVEHKRDVVILLDSITRLARAYNTVVPASGKVLTGGVDANALQKPKRFFGAARNIEEGGSLTIIATTLIDTGSRMDDVIYEEFKGTGNMEIHLDRRISEKRVFPAIDINRSGTRREELLTDPDDLQKMWILRKLLHPMDELQAMEFMLERLKANKTNREFFEAMKR; this is encoded by the coding sequence ATGAATTTGACCGAACTTAAAAAGAAATCAGCCGCCGACCTGATCGCCATCGCACAGGAACTCAAACTCGAAGGCATGGCGCGGTCTCGCAAACAGGATGTGATCTTCGCGATCCTCAAGGCGTTGGCCAAGAGCGGCGAAGACATTTCGGGCGATGGCGTGCTGGAAATATTACAGGACGGCTTCGGCTTTCTGCGCTCGGCCGACAGTTCTTATCTGGCCGGTCCCGACGATATTTACGTCTCGCCCAGCCAGATCCGCCGGTTCAATTTGCGCACCGGCGATACGGTGAGCGGCAAGATCCGCCCACCCAAGGAGGGCGAACGCTACTTCGCCTTGCTCAAGGTCGGCGACATCAATTTCGAGCCGCCGGAAGCCTCCAAAAACAAGGTGCTGTTCGAAAATCTGACCCCTTTGCACGCCGACGAGCGGCTGACGCTGGAGCGCGGCAACGGCAGCACCGAGGACATCACGGCGCGGGTGATCGACTTGATCGCGCCGATCGGCAAGGGCCAGCGCGGTTTGATCGTCTCACCGCCCAAGGCCGGCAAGACCATGATGTTGCAAAATATCGCTCAAAGCATCGCCACCAACCATCCCGAGTGCTATCTGATCGTGCTGCTGATCGACGAGCGACCGGAGGAAGTCACCGAGATGCAGCGTTCGGTGCGCGGCGAGGTGATCGCCAGCACCTTCGACGAGCCGGCCACCCGTCACGTTCAAGTGGCTGAAATGGTCAACGATAAAGCCAAGCGCCTGGTCGAGCACAAGCGCGACGTGGTGATCCTGCTGGATTCCATCACCCGGCTGGCGCGCGCCTACAACACCGTGGTGCCGGCGTCGGGCAAGGTGTTGACCGGCGGCGTCGACGCCAACGCCCTGCAAAAGCCGAAGCGCTTCTTCGGCGCGGCGCGCAACATCGAGGAAGGCGGCTCGCTGACCATCATCGCCACTACCTTGATCGATACCGGCTCGCGGATGGACGACGTGATTTACGAGGAATTCAAAGGCACCGGCAACATGGAAATCCATCTCGACCGGCGGATTTCCGAGAAGCGGGTGTTTCCGGCCATTGATATCAACCGCTCCGGCACCCGCCGCGAGGAGCTGCTGACCGACCCGGACGATTTGCAGAAGATGTGGATCTTGCGCAAGCTGCTGCACCCGATGGACGAGCTACAAGCGATGGAATTCATGTTGGAACGCTTGAAGGCCAATAAAACCAACCGGGAATTTTTCGAGGCTATGAAGCGCTGA
- a CDS encoding SCP2 sterol-binding domain-containing protein — MNAPADTATRSQAPRRPLIPAFLAWPFSKIPGPIHSTVLATALNALFADSIREGEFEFLRDRVLAIQVRDAQANYRFRYAGPAGFVACRTDRPPDLTISGTAYDFLALATRREDSDTLFFNRRVVMAGDTALGLELKNWLDGVDLEAISGWAPPLLRAADGLMGAYERFRR; from the coding sequence ATGAATGCTCCCGCCGATACCGCCACCCGCTCGCAAGCTCCGCGTCGCCCGCTGATACCCGCATTCCTGGCTTGGCCTTTTTCGAAGATTCCCGGCCCGATTCATTCGACCGTGTTGGCTACCGCTTTGAACGCGCTTTTCGCCGATAGCATTCGCGAGGGCGAGTTTGAGTTTTTGCGCGACCGGGTTTTGGCCATTCAGGTGCGCGACGCCCAAGCGAACTATCGGTTTCGTTACGCCGGCCCCGCCGGTTTCGTCGCCTGTCGCACCGACCGACCACCGGATTTGACCATCAGTGGCACGGCCTACGATTTTCTGGCGCTGGCGACCCGGCGCGAAGACTCCGACACGCTGTTCTTCAACCGGCGCGTCGTCATGGCAGGCGATACCGCCCTAGGGCTGGAACTCAAAAATTGGCTGGATGGGGTAGATCTTGAAGCCATCAGCGGGTGGGCGCCGCCATTGCTGCGCGCCGCTGATGGCTTGATGGGGGCTTACGAGCGATTCAGGCGTTGA
- a CDS encoding ClpX C4-type zinc finger protein: MVAGPRVYICDRCVLLASQIMGGDSDNGSRPAVRGASVWNRLVARARQVWDWSESRLLNA, encoded by the coding sequence TTGGTCGCTGGTCCACGAGTTTATATTTGTGATCGATGCGTGCTATTGGCCAGTCAGATTATGGGAGGTGATTCCGATAACGGCTCCCGACCAGCGGTTCGCGGCGCCTCGGTTTGGAACAGGCTCGTGGCGCGTGCCCGGCAAGTTTGGGATTGGAGTGAATCCCGGCTTCTCAACGCCTGA
- a CDS encoding U32 family peptidase, which translates to MSEYPQKLALGPVLYYWPKAMLLDFYERMSATPVDIVYLGETVCAKRHALNTGDWLELAERLRAAGKEVVLSTMALLEAESELKTLRRLCENGRFTVEANDMGAVRLLSERKTPFVLGTGINVYSDRTLRFLAGLGAKRWVMPVELSRHSLASVQEGRPANVETEVFVYGRLPLAYSARCFTARHHNLPKDDCQYRCLDDPEGLILSTREGQAFLAINGIQTQSAQTCNLLPELAELRELKVDVLRVSPRPEGMEAVIDAFAAGLRGERDPLEGARALNADLPLGACNGYWRGQPGLTQNAAMASGY; encoded by the coding sequence ATGAGCGAATACCCTCAAAAACTGGCATTGGGACCGGTGTTGTATTACTGGCCCAAGGCGATGTTGCTCGATTTTTACGAGCGGATGAGCGCCACGCCGGTGGACATCGTCTACCTCGGCGAAACGGTGTGCGCCAAACGCCACGCGCTGAATACCGGCGACTGGTTGGAGTTGGCCGAGCGGCTGCGCGCCGCCGGCAAGGAGGTGGTGCTGTCCACCATGGCATTGCTGGAGGCCGAATCGGAACTCAAGACGCTCCGCCGTTTGTGTGAAAACGGTCGGTTTACGGTCGAAGCCAACGACATGGGCGCGGTGCGCTTGTTGTCCGAGCGGAAAACGCCGTTCGTGCTGGGCACCGGGATCAACGTTTACAGCGACCGGACCTTGCGTTTTCTGGCGGGATTGGGTGCGAAGCGTTGGGTGATGCCGGTTGAATTGTCGCGGCATAGCTTGGCGTCGGTTCAAGAGGGGCGGCCGGCAAACGTGGAAACCGAGGTCTTTGTTTACGGTCGGCTGCCGTTGGCGTACTCCGCTCGCTGCTTCACCGCCCGGCATCACAATTTACCCAAGGACGATTGCCAGTATCGCTGTCTCGATGACCCGGAAGGATTGATTTTAAGCACCCGTGAGGGACAGGCGTTTTTGGCCATTAACGGCATTCAGACCCAATCGGCGCAGACTTGCAATTTGTTGCCAGAACTGGCGGAGTTGCGAGAATTGAAGGTGGATGTGCTCCGCGTCAGCCCCCGACCCGAGGGGATGGAGGCGGTGATTGACGCCTTCGCCGCTGGCTTGCGCGGGGAGCGCGATCCGCTGGAGGGCGCGCGGGCGCTGAATGCGGATTTACCGTTGGGTGCGTGCAACGGTTATTGGCGGGGACAGCCGGGGCTCACCCAGAATGCGGCAATGGCTTCAGGGTATTGA
- a CDS encoding U32 family peptidase encodes MAIATPAAQTKSLELVCPAGNLPSLKTAVDNGADSVYLGFRDDTNARHFPGLNFDAKTAAQGIHYAHAKGRRVFVALNTFPQPAGWERWQRAVDRAAELGADAIIAADISVLDYACRTYPALPLHLSVQGSATNYEAIRFYHEHFGIRRVVLPRVLSLPQVKHVLENSPVAIEVFGFGGLCIMVEGRCLLSSYVTGESPNMCGVCSPAEAVRWEETPHGLETRLGGLLIDRYAPGEPAGYPTLCKGRFKVAENTYYAIEEPTSLNTLELLPDLLEMGIAAVKIEGRQRSPAYVTQVTKVWRAAIDACQRNPTAYAPKPEWLRELGKVSEGHQTTLGAYHRTWQ; translated from the coding sequence ATGGCCATAGCCACGCCAGCCGCTCAGACAAAATCGTTGGAACTGGTCTGCCCCGCCGGCAATCTGCCTTCCCTGAAAACGGCCGTGGACAACGGGGCCGATTCGGTTTATCTCGGCTTTCGGGACGACACCAACGCCCGCCATTTTCCCGGTCTGAACTTCGATGCCAAAACGGCGGCGCAGGGTATCCACTACGCGCACGCCAAAGGGCGGCGGGTGTTCGTCGCCCTTAACACTTTCCCGCAACCGGCGGGTTGGGAGCGCTGGCAACGGGCGGTTGATCGAGCGGCGGAACTCGGCGCGGACGCCATCATCGCCGCCGATATCAGCGTGTTGGATTACGCCTGCCGCACCTATCCTGCGTTGCCGCTGCATCTGTCGGTACAAGGTTCCGCCACCAATTACGAGGCGATCCGCTTCTATCACGAGCATTTCGGCATTCGCCGGGTGGTGTTGCCGCGCGTGCTCTCGCTGCCGCAAGTAAAACACGTTTTGGAGAACAGCCCGGTGGCTATCGAAGTGTTCGGCTTCGGCGGGCTGTGCATCATGGTGGAAGGGCGTTGTTTGCTGTCGTCCTACGTCACCGGCGAGTCGCCCAACATGTGCGGGGTCTGTTCCCCGGCTGAGGCGGTGCGCTGGGAGGAGACGCCACACGGTCTGGAAACCCGCTTGGGTGGATTGCTGATCGACCGTTATGCTCCCGGCGAACCGGCGGGTTACCCAACCCTGTGCAAGGGTCGGTTCAAAGTGGCGGAAAATACCTATTATGCCATTGAGGAGCCGACCAGTCTCAATACCTTGGAACTGTTGCCCGATCTGCTCGAGATGGGCATTGCCGCCGTCAAGATCGAAGGCCGCCAGCGCAGTCCGGCCTATGTCACCCAAGTCACCAAGGTCTGGCGGGCGGCCATCGATGCGTGCCAGCGCAACCCGACCGCTTACGCGCCGAAACCGGAATGGCTGCGCGAGCTCGGTAAGGTATCGGAAGGCCATCAGACCACGCTGGGCGCTTATCATCGGACTTGGCAGTGA
- the purD gene encoding phosphoribosylamine--glycine ligase: protein MNILIVGGGGREHALAWKVARSSRVRNVYVAPGNAGTAREPKATNIAITADNPSELLKFARSHQVDLTLIGPEVPLVLGITDLFASAGLRCFGPSKAAAQLEGSKTFTKDFLARHHIPTARYQSFTDPDAAEAFIGEMGAPVVVKADGLAAGKGVILAQSELEAIAAVRGMLSGTDFGEAGRRVVVEEFLHGEEASFIVMTDGKHILPFASSQDHKARDDGDRGPNTGGMGAYSPAPVVTPELHDRIMADVIEPTVRGMAVEGHRYVGFLYAGLMITADGPKVLEYNCRLGDPEAQPLIMRLRSDLVGLCEAALDGRLDQVEADWDPRPALGVVMVAAGYPGAYRKDDVIEGLPRHREELGDGAMLFHAGTLETENGAVVTHGGRVLCATALGDTVAAAQHSAYSLAKRVHWEGAYYRTDIGYRAIAREQGD, encoded by the coding sequence ATGAATATCCTGATTGTCGGCGGCGGTGGCCGCGAACACGCGCTGGCTTGGAAGGTCGCGCGATCCAGCCGCGTCCGCAACGTCTACGTCGCGCCGGGCAATGCCGGCACCGCCCGCGAACCGAAAGCGACCAACATCGCCATCACCGCCGACAACCCGTCGGAGTTGCTCAAGTTCGCTCGAAGCCATCAGGTCGATCTCACCCTCATCGGGCCGGAAGTGCCGCTGGTGTTAGGAATTACCGATTTGTTCGCCAGCGCCGGCCTGCGCTGTTTCGGACCTTCCAAAGCAGCCGCGCAACTGGAAGGTTCTAAAACCTTCACCAAGGATTTTCTGGCCCGCCATCACATTCCCACCGCCCGCTATCAAAGTTTCACCGACCCCGATGCGGCGGAGGCGTTCATCGGCGAGATGGGCGCGCCGGTGGTGGTCAAGGCCGACGGATTGGCGGCCGGCAAAGGGGTGATTCTGGCGCAAAGCGAGTTGGAAGCCATCGCCGCCGTCCGTGGGATGCTGAGCGGCACGGACTTTGGCGAGGCCGGCCGGCGCGTGGTGGTCGAGGAGTTTCTGCACGGCGAGGAAGCCAGCTTCATCGTCATGACCGACGGCAAGCACATTCTGCCCTTTGCCTCCTCCCAGGATCACAAGGCGCGCGACGACGGCGACCGAGGCCCCAACACCGGCGGCATGGGCGCGTATTCACCCGCGCCGGTGGTGACGCCGGAACTGCACGACCGCATCATGGCCGACGTTATTGAGCCGACCGTGCGCGGCATGGCGGTGGAAGGTCATCGCTATGTCGGCTTTCTCTATGCGGGCCTGATGATCACCGCCGATGGCCCCAAGGTGCTGGAATACAACTGCCGGCTCGGCGATCCCGAAGCTCAGCCTTTAATCATGCGGTTGCGTTCCGATCTGGTGGGCTTGTGCGAAGCGGCGCTGGACGGACGGTTGGACCAGGTTGAGGCGGATTGGGACCCGCGACCCGCGCTGGGCGTAGTGATGGTGGCCGCCGGTTATCCCGGTGCTTACCGCAAGGATGATGTCATCGAGGGACTGCCGCGCCACCGTGAAGAATTGGGCGATGGGGCGATGCTGTTTCATGCCGGGACGCTGGAGACCGAGAACGGTGCTGTCGTGACGCACGGCGGCCGGGTGCTGTGCGCGACCGCGCTCGGGGATACGGTGGCCGCCGCGCAACACTCGGCGTATAGCCTGGCCAAGCGGGTGCATTGGGAAGGTGCTTATTATCGCACCGACATCGGCTATCGAGCCATCGCCCGAGAGCAGGGGGACTAA